A genomic window from Terriglobia bacterium includes:
- a CDS encoding glycosyltransferase family 39 protein gives MKMIQDRIGKWVEAAFAALLASCAAVSVADAVNLLRAPVQLDYEEGNILNAGLRIVHGLTPYPDPHSWPIVFNPYGPLAYLATAALVKVFGVGFTAPRLLIVLLGVVAAGLLCMLLRHFGCSWPVAVGFGSLFLCAPVVRDWMPFLRVDLMGLALALAGLCVFFLAPRRWYVAVLFFAAALFVKYTLLAAPATCALYLISKRDWKRLQQAAGVGAALLLGGFAAAQIWTGGHFAFHMFGTHPDPFQFSAYIENMTELFWDIPVLWGIAVLAVAHDAWRKEMAPHTLYFLMALCGAVTVGKLGSNSNHLIELIAALCLCAGMGWNLFAGWVKAKGARAVSSLLLAGVAAAALLSFSFEFHTVDVAGCEQAYAFLRTQGDRVLSENVGVLLLSGKPVQVSNPYVYTQLATRAGWSDWPVRERLRTGQFDVVVLQDHEDGPFAPSDRWTPGILADIQENYRPAGEFGCSEAELAFVHK, from the coding sequence ATGAAGATGATCCAGGATCGGATCGGCAAGTGGGTGGAAGCGGCGTTTGCGGCTTTGCTGGCGAGTTGCGCGGCGGTGAGCGTGGCGGACGCCGTGAACCTGCTGCGCGCGCCCGTGCAACTGGACTACGAGGAAGGGAACATCCTGAATGCCGGGTTGCGCATTGTGCACGGGCTGACGCCCTATCCCGACCCGCATAGCTGGCCCATTGTCTTCAATCCCTACGGGCCGCTGGCCTATCTGGCCACGGCCGCGCTGGTCAAGGTTTTCGGAGTGGGATTTACGGCGCCGCGTTTACTCATCGTTCTCCTGGGCGTGGTTGCTGCCGGGCTGCTGTGCATGCTGCTCCGGCATTTCGGGTGTTCCTGGCCCGTGGCGGTTGGCTTCGGCAGCCTGTTTTTGTGCGCTCCGGTGGTTCGGGACTGGATGCCCTTCCTGCGCGTGGACCTGATGGGACTGGCGCTGGCTCTCGCCGGACTTTGCGTCTTTTTTCTGGCTCCGCGGCGATGGTATGTCGCCGTGCTCTTTTTCGCGGCAGCACTCTTCGTGAAGTACACTTTGCTGGCGGCTCCGGCGACCTGCGCGCTGTACCTGATCAGCAAGCGGGATTGGAAGCGCCTGCAGCAGGCCGCGGGAGTCGGCGCCGCGCTGCTTCTGGGCGGCTTTGCCGCCGCGCAGATCTGGACCGGGGGGCACTTTGCCTTTCACATGTTCGGCACCCATCCGGATCCCTTCCAGTTCTCGGCGTACATCGAGAACATGACCGAGCTCTTCTGGGATATCCCGGTGCTCTGGGGAATCGCAGTGCTGGCTGTGGCGCACGATGCGTGGCGCAAGGAGATGGCCCCGCACACGCTCTATTTTCTGATGGCTTTATGCGGGGCGGTGACCGTGGGCAAGCTGGGGTCGAACTCCAATCACCTGATCGAATTGATCGCGGCCCTCTGCCTGTGTGCGGGCATGGGATGGAATCTGTTTGCCGGCTGGGTAAAAGCGAAGGGCGCGCGCGCGGTTTCCTCCTTGTTGCTGGCGGGGGTTGCCGCAGCGGCTCTGCTGTCTTTCTCGTTCGAATTTCATACCGTTGATGTCGCCGGTTGTGAACAGGCCTATGCCTTCCTGCGCACGCAGGGGGACAGGGTGCTCTCCGAGAATGTGGGCGTGCTGCTGCTGTCCGGAAAGCCAGTGCAGGTTTCGAATCCTTACGTTTACACGCAACTGGCAACCCGGGCGGGCTGGTCGGACTGGCCGGTGCGCGAGCGCTTGCGTACCGGGCAGTTCGACGTGGTTGTGCTGCAAGACCACGAAGACGGCCCCTTTGCGCCGAGCGACCGGTGGACGCCGGGCATACTGGCGGATATCCAGGAGAACTACCGTCCGGCAGGGGAGTTCGGCTGCTCGGAAGCGGAGCTGGCCTTCGTGCACAAATAG
- a CDS encoding dehydrogenase, producing the protein MAVQTRAKTAKLDAAKFLGLDRDTLIRIYRTMHLSRRLDDREIQLKRQNKTYFQIASAGHEAVTSVMGLLLRPGVDWIFPYYRDRALCLMLGVTPLDTLLQAVGAKADPASGGRQMPSHWSSPKWNIVSRSSCTGTQFLQAAGAAEATLYYDAFPKALAQAQAAPMGAQMRHFAKEIVYVSAGDGATSEGEFWESLNAACARKLPLLYLIEDNGYAISVPIEVQTAGGSISRLVRGFPGLHVAECDGTDPLASYAVCREAVEYCRERRGPALVHAHVIRPYSHSLSDDERLYRTAAEREAEAHRDPLTNFGLLLVRENVLEAKELEGLEAEVDREVREAADQALEAEPPAPGSYRLHVYSPDVDPTAQAFESEPHLHGPAKTMVEMIAVTLADEMARDERIVVFGEDVADCSREENLREVKGKGGVFKATAGLQRKYGRDRVANSPLAEASIVGRAIGMAARGLKPVSEIQFFDYIWPAMMQIRDELCLMRWRSAGGFKCPAVIRVAIGGYLTGGAIYHSQCGEVLFTHNPGLRVVMPSTALDVCGLLRTAIRCDDPVLFLEHKHLYRQPYNRSEYPGPDFMIPFGKARVVKPGTQASIITYGAVVHRAEVAAAQLEREGISVEIVDLRSLSPYDWEAIAASVRKTSRVIVAYEDMLSWGYGAEIAARIGDELFAELDAPVRRVAAADTFCAYQPKLEDEILPQAGDIVAAVKDLLEY; encoded by the coding sequence ATGGCGGTACAGACGCGCGCCAAGACGGCCAAGCTGGACGCAGCGAAGTTTCTCGGACTCGATCGCGACACCCTCATCCGCATCTATCGCACCATGCATCTTTCGCGACGGCTGGATGACCGGGAAATCCAGCTCAAGCGGCAGAACAAAACCTATTTTCAGATCGCCAGTGCCGGGCATGAGGCCGTCACCTCGGTTATGGGGCTGCTGCTGCGCCCCGGTGTGGACTGGATCTTTCCCTACTATCGCGACCGCGCCCTCTGCCTGATGCTGGGCGTAACCCCGCTGGATACCCTGCTGCAGGCGGTGGGCGCGAAGGCCGACCCGGCTTCCGGCGGGCGGCAGATGCCATCGCACTGGAGCAGCCCGAAATGGAATATCGTGAGCCGCTCGTCCTGCACCGGCACGCAGTTTCTGCAGGCGGCGGGCGCGGCCGAGGCCACGCTGTACTACGACGCCTTCCCCAAGGCTCTGGCGCAGGCGCAGGCGGCGCCCATGGGCGCGCAGATGCGCCACTTCGCAAAAGAAATCGTGTATGTGTCCGCGGGGGACGGGGCGACCAGCGAAGGAGAGTTCTGGGAGTCGCTGAACGCGGCGTGCGCCAGGAAACTTCCGCTGCTCTACCTGATCGAAGATAACGGCTATGCGATCTCCGTGCCCATCGAGGTGCAGACGGCCGGGGGCAGCATCTCCCGGCTGGTGCGCGGTTTTCCGGGGCTGCACGTCGCCGAATGCGATGGCACGGATCCGCTTGCGAGCTACGCGGTGTGCCGCGAAGCGGTGGAGTATTGCCGGGAACGGCGCGGGCCGGCGCTGGTGCACGCGCACGTGATCCGGCCCTATTCGCACTCGCTCTCGGACGACGAGAGGCTGTACCGCACGGCGGCGGAGCGGGAGGCGGAGGCGCATCGCGATCCGCTTACGAATTTCGGGCTGCTGCTGGTCCGGGAAAACGTCCTGGAGGCCAAGGAACTGGAAGGGCTGGAAGCCGAGGTGGACCGTGAAGTTCGCGAAGCCGCCGACCAGGCGCTGGAGGCCGAGCCGCCCGCGCCTGGCTCCTACCGGCTGCATGTCTATTCCCCGGACGTAGACCCCACAGCGCAGGCTTTCGAAAGCGAGCCGCACCTGCATGGCCCGGCCAAGACCATGGTCGAGATGATCGCGGTGACCCTGGCTGACGAGATGGCGCGCGACGAGCGCATCGTGGTCTTCGGCGAGGACGTGGCCGACTGCAGCCGCGAAGAAAACCTCCGCGAAGTGAAGGGCAAGGGCGGGGTCTTCAAGGCCACCGCGGGTTTGCAGCGGAAATACGGGCGCGACCGGGTCGCCAATTCGCCGCTGGCCGAGGCCAGCATCGTCGGGCGGGCCATCGGCATGGCCGCGCGCGGGTTGAAGCCAGTGTCGGAGATCCAGTTCTTCGACTACATCTGGCCGGCGATGATGCAGATTCGCGACGAATTATGCCTGATGCGCTGGCGCTCGGCGGGCGGATTCAAGTGCCCGGCGGTGATCCGCGTGGCCATCGGCGGCTACCTGACCGGCGGGGCCATCTATCACAGCCAGTGCGGGGAAGTGCTGTTCACGCACAACCCGGGGTTGCGCGTGGTGATGCCTTCGACGGCGCTGGATGTCTGCGGGCTGCTGCGCACGGCCATTCGTTGCGACGACCCGGTGCTGTTCCTCGAGCATAAGCACCTTTACCGCCAGCCTTACAACCGCTCGGAGTATCCCGGGCCGGATTTCATGATTCCGTTCGGTAAGGCGCGGGTGGTGAAGCCGGGGACGCAAGCCAGCATCATCACCTACGGCGCGGTGGTGCACCGCGCCGAAGTGGCTGCGGCGCAATTGGAACGCGAAGGGATTTCCGTGGAGATCGTGGACCTGCGCTCGCTCTCGCCCTACGACTGGGAGGCCATTGCCGCTTCGGTGCGCAAGACCAGCCGGGTGATCGTGGCCTACGAGGATATGCTTTCCTGGGGCTACGGCGCGGAGATTGCCGCGCGCATCGGAGATGAACTCTTCGCCGAACTGGATGCGCCAGTACGGCGTGTGGCGGCGGCGGATACCTTCTGCGCCTACCAGCCGAAGCTGGAGGATGAGATCCTGCCGCAGGCCGGGGATATCGTTGCGGCGGTGAAGGACCTGCTCGAGTACTAA
- a CDS encoding PspC domain-containing protein translates to MLCCSCRKEIVPESKFCYLCGARQPETPGASVPPQQPQAKRRLLRSVADKKIAGVCAGLADYFDLDVTLIRVVWLLALLLAGTGLLAYIVCWIVIPVAPAVGTVTPTAAAG, encoded by the coding sequence ATGCTCTGCTGCAGTTGCCGGAAGGAAATCGTTCCGGAATCGAAGTTCTGCTACCTCTGTGGGGCCCGGCAGCCGGAAACGCCTGGGGCCAGCGTTCCGCCCCAGCAGCCCCAGGCCAAAAGACGCCTGCTGCGCTCGGTGGCGGACAAAAAGATTGCCGGGGTGTGCGCCGGCCTGGCCGATTATTTTGACCTGGACGTGACGCTAATCCGCGTGGTGTGGCTGCTGGCGCTGCTTCTCGCAGGCACCGGACTGCTGGCCTACATCGTGTGCTGGATCGTCATCCCGGTGGCGCCGGCGGTTGGGACAGTCACGCCAACGGCGGCAGCCGGATAA
- a CDS encoding 6-phosphofructokinase, protein MNPVQRIGILTGGGDVPGLNPVIKSVVYDATEMNAQVIGIRRGWEGLTHMRPGPDFDPEYIRPLDRISTRGIDRTGGTVLHTSRTNPRKIKKPRLPEHLPAERARQMEYGEGMYDLTPVVLDNIAALKLDCLIVIGGDDTLSFAQVLEGKGVPLMGIPKTMDNDVQGTEYCIGFSTAITRAKDLITRQRTTIGSHERIGIFRIFGRDAGFTALYTAYVTATRCVIPELEFDLERLIGLLVEDKKNNPSKYSLVIASEGAVWKGESVREYGESDAYGHRKKVDIGHALGEEIRRRTGEETIISDLTYDLRSGEPDALDQMVAITFANVAMDLIRDGVHGRLIAVQSGKYTHAPLPDPKMGPRKLDIANLYNSDRFRPQYSRKLGMPLLLSAVETDG, encoded by the coding sequence ATGAACCCAGTGCAGCGCATCGGCATCTTGACCGGCGGCGGCGACGTCCCCGGCCTCAACCCCGTCATCAAGAGCGTGGTGTACGACGCCACGGAGATGAACGCCCAAGTCATCGGCATCCGCCGCGGCTGGGAAGGGCTGACGCACATGCGCCCGGGCCCGGACTTCGACCCTGAATATATTCGCCCCCTGGACCGCATCAGCACCCGCGGCATTGACCGCACCGGGGGCACGGTGCTGCACACCTCGCGCACCAACCCGCGCAAGATCAAGAAGCCGCGGCTGCCAGAGCATCTGCCCGCGGAGCGCGCCAGGCAGATGGAGTACGGGGAGGGGATGTACGACCTGACCCCGGTGGTCCTGGACAATATCGCGGCGCTCAAGCTGGACTGCCTGATCGTGATCGGCGGCGACGATACCCTGAGCTTCGCCCAGGTGCTGGAGGGCAAAGGGGTACCGCTGATGGGCATTCCCAAGACCATGGACAACGACGTCCAGGGCACCGAGTACTGCATCGGGTTTTCCACGGCCATCACCCGCGCCAAGGACCTGATCACGCGGCAGCGTACGACCATCGGGTCGCACGAGCGCATCGGCATCTTCCGCATCTTCGGGCGCGATGCGGGCTTTACGGCGCTGTACACGGCCTATGTCACGGCCACGCGCTGCGTGATCCCGGAGCTGGAGTTCGATCTGGAGCGGCTGATCGGGCTGCTGGTGGAGGACAAGAAGAACAATCCCAGCAAGTATTCGCTGGTGATCGCTTCCGAAGGCGCAGTGTGGAAGGGCGAATCGGTGCGCGAGTACGGCGAATCGGACGCCTACGGGCACCGCAAGAAGGTGGATATTGGGCACGCGCTGGGCGAGGAGATCCGCCGGCGTACGGGCGAAGAGACCATCATTAGCGACCTGACCTACGATCTGCGCAGCGGCGAGCCCGACGCGCTGGACCAGATGGTGGCCATCACGTTTGCCAACGTGGCCATGGACCTGATTCGCGACGGCGTGCACGGGCGGCTCATCGCCGTGCAGAGCGGAAAATATACGCATGCGCCGCTGCCCGACCCGAAGATGGGGCCGCGCAAACTGGATATCGCCAATCTTTACAATAGCGACCGCTTCCGCCCGCAGTATTCGCGCAAGCTGGGCATGCCGCTGCTGCTGAGCGCGGTCGAGACCGACGGATAG
- a CDS encoding DoxX family protein produces MKFLDSLQSLALLLLRAALGLVFLTHGYPKLAGSGPAMQSFFMQHGLPGWFVYLAGVIEFFGGGLLILGLFTRGAAFFLAAEMGVAIWKVHFAKGYLAVHEYEFPLALAAACLALASIGAGALSLDRALFGGKSRTPRSSKKV; encoded by the coding sequence GTGAAATTTCTCGACTCGCTGCAATCCTTGGCGCTACTGCTGCTGCGGGCTGCGCTGGGCCTCGTCTTTCTGACGCATGGCTATCCCAAGCTCGCCGGCTCGGGTCCGGCCATGCAGTCCTTCTTTATGCAGCACGGCCTGCCCGGGTGGTTCGTCTATCTCGCGGGGGTCATCGAATTCTTCGGCGGGGGGCTGCTGATCCTGGGGCTTTTCACGCGGGGGGCCGCGTTTTTTCTGGCGGCTGAGATGGGCGTGGCAATTTGGAAGGTACACTTCGCAAAGGGCTATCTCGCCGTCCACGAATATGAGTTCCCGCTGGCCCTCGCAGCGGCCTGCCTGGCCCTGGCCAGCATTGGAGCCGGCGCGCTCTCCCTGGACCGCGCCCTCTTCGGCGGAAAATCGCGCACACCGCGCAGCAGCAAGAAGGTCTGA
- a CDS encoding ATP-dependent 6-phosphofructokinase translates to MAEIHTIGVANGGGDAPGLNAVIRGVVKSAIRRHGWRVIGICNGFDSLIWPEGCMPLTWDAVSGILPRGGTILGTTNRGNPFAYRRIENGKERVRDYSEVCLENARRLGLDAIVVIGGDGTLSIARDFFRRGLPVVGVPKTIDNDLSATETTFGFDTALHVATDAIDRLHTTAESHHRVMFVEVMGREAGWIALESGIAGGADVVLIPEIPFRFEAICAAVCAREEKGRKFSLVVVAEGVKLPEKDPMGKPIPAAGPGDVSNRIAAVLREMLQKEIRVTVLGHVQRGGSPSPFDRILATRFGVAATQMVARGEFGRMVCLRAGKIDSVPLEDALARLKCVDPRGELVEVARSLGMTFGDES, encoded by the coding sequence ATGGCGGAAATCCACACCATCGGGGTGGCCAACGGCGGCGGAGACGCGCCGGGGCTGAACGCGGTGATCCGCGGAGTGGTGAAGTCCGCGATCCGGCGCCATGGTTGGCGGGTGATCGGCATCTGTAACGGGTTCGACAGCCTGATCTGGCCGGAAGGGTGCATGCCCCTGACCTGGGACGCGGTGAGCGGCATCCTGCCGCGCGGCGGCACCATCCTGGGCACCACCAACCGCGGCAATCCCTTCGCCTACCGGCGCATCGAGAACGGCAAAGAGCGGGTCAGGGACTATTCGGAGGTGTGCCTGGAGAACGCGCGCCGTCTGGGACTGGATGCCATCGTGGTGATTGGCGGGGACGGCACACTGAGCATCGCGCGGGATTTTTTCCGCCGCGGCCTCCCGGTCGTAGGCGTGCCCAAGACCATCGACAACGACTTGTCGGCCACGGAGACCACCTTCGGCTTCGACACCGCGCTGCACGTGGCCACGGACGCGATCGACCGCCTGCACACCACCGCGGAGAGCCACCACCGCGTGATGTTCGTCGAGGTCATGGGCCGCGAGGCCGGCTGGATCGCTCTGGAATCGGGAATTGCGGGCGGCGCGGACGTGGTGCTGATCCCCGAAATCCCCTTCCGCTTCGAGGCCATCTGCGCGGCGGTGTGCGCGCGGGAAGAAAAAGGAAGAAAATTCAGCCTGGTGGTGGTGGCGGAAGGCGTGAAGCTGCCGGAAAAGGATCCCATGGGCAAGCCGATCCCCGCGGCGGGGCCGGGAGATGTCTCGAACAGGATCGCTGCCGTCCTGCGGGAAATGTTGCAGAAGGAGATTCGCGTGACGGTGCTGGGACACGTGCAGCGTGGGGGATCGCCCAGTCCGTTTGACCGCATCCTGGCGACGCGCTTCGGCGTGGCCGCGACGCAGATGGTTGCCCGCGGGGAATTCGGACGCATGGTCTGCCTGCGCGCGGGCAAGATCGATTCCGTGCCACTGGAAGACGCACTGGCCAGGCTCAAATGCGTGGATCCGCGGGGCGAGCTGGTGGAGGTGGCGCGCTCGCTGGGCATGACCTTCGGGGACGAATCGTGA
- a CDS encoding SH3 domain-containing protein, translating to MRQRLLLAFLLLTLVALLAWVFRPRHEPLGFAYVSERNVTLWNTVAQVREPLATLHYGDKVEVLNRRNENVKVRTAAGVAGWVDGRVLMEPGIWQRSIELLARARAIPLQARGRTKVSTNLRIAPGRSAPRLYHFGRGVPVEIVGRAVAERTPATDEKEGPDEPQENKKEDWFLLRAMALGVPNEAAARADMAVESQMSDQPVPIAGWAVARFVELDLPDAIREGITGANMRPLAWFELNRVPDPSGAKPQYLVAGARGAEGQPCDITALRVYTWSEKRSRYETAFIENDLCGALPIRLGKGPKGEPEFRFREMGGKDEERVYRLQQTVVRRVRESAARETKPARGAR from the coding sequence GTGAGGCAGCGCCTGCTGCTGGCTTTCCTGCTGCTGACGCTCGTGGCCCTGCTGGCGTGGGTCTTCCGCCCGCGGCACGAGCCGCTGGGCTTCGCCTACGTGAGCGAGCGCAACGTCACCTTGTGGAACACGGTGGCGCAGGTGCGCGAGCCGCTGGCCACGCTGCACTACGGCGACAAAGTGGAAGTGCTCAACCGCCGCAATGAGAACGTCAAGGTGCGCACGGCCGCGGGCGTAGCGGGCTGGGTGGACGGCCGGGTGCTCATGGAGCCGGGGATCTGGCAGCGCAGCATCGAACTGCTGGCCCGGGCGCGGGCAATTCCCCTGCAGGCCCGCGGGCGCACCAAAGTATCCACCAATCTGCGCATTGCGCCGGGGCGTAGCGCGCCGCGGCTTTATCATTTTGGTCGCGGGGTTCCCGTGGAGATCGTGGGCCGTGCCGTGGCCGAGCGAACGCCGGCCACGGACGAGAAGGAAGGCCCTGACGAGCCCCAGGAAAACAAGAAAGAAGACTGGTTTCTGCTCCGCGCCATGGCCCTGGGCGTTCCGAACGAAGCGGCGGCGCGTGCCGATATGGCGGTGGAGTCGCAGATGAGCGACCAGCCGGTGCCCATCGCCGGCTGGGCCGTGGCGCGCTTCGTGGAACTCGATCTGCCGGATGCCATCCGTGAGGGCATCACCGGCGCGAATATGCGTCCGCTGGCGTGGTTCGAACTGAACCGCGTGCCCGATCCCTCCGGCGCTAAGCCGCAGTATCTGGTGGCGGGGGCGCGCGGAGCGGAAGGGCAGCCGTGCGACATCACCGCCCTGCGCGTCTATACCTGGAGCGAGAAGCGCTCCCGCTATGAGACGGCGTTTATCGAGAACGATCTGTGCGGGGCCCTGCCCATCCGCCTGGGCAAAGGACCGAAGGGCGAGCCGGAATTTCGCTTCCGGGAAATGGGCGGTAAGGACGAGGAACGCGTCTACCGGCTGCAGCAGACCGTGGTGCGCCGCGTGCGCGAAAGCGCCGCGCGGGAAACGAAGCCGGCGCGGGGCGCCCGTTAG
- a CDS encoding NHL repeat-containing protein has product MKGPFPRTLRFFRFSTSLLLFVVCLAGFAWGCGRSAPPTTAAAAPQPVLEYLGFWGTRGNGPGQLAAPVALAVDASANALVADAGSGFVNKFSLAGEPRLSFQDDRLDLHPTSLAVDDGGAIYVAEGRRGSVLIYYPDGKRYREMRVAPAKAFRGTLRVAVNDDGNLYVAGKRPFGVRLYTRRGRLVRAWARGAVREAALEEPAGLAVGPDGLIYVSEAAQALVRVYRADGTLLRTLTAPGEGAQFAGIAVNGGLVLAADPRNHALHVWSRDGSYRLRADLSPWIAGSQASPVAVAMTPAGECLVLDTPGARVLRFRLHL; this is encoded by the coding sequence ATGAAAGGCCCATTTCCGCGGACCTTGCGCTTCTTTCGATTCTCCACATCTCTGCTCCTTTTCGTTGTTTGCCTCGCTGGATTCGCTTGGGGTTGCGGGCGGTCCGCGCCGCCCACCACGGCGGCCGCTGCGCCGCAGCCGGTCCTGGAATACCTGGGGTTCTGGGGAACACGCGGCAACGGGCCGGGACAACTGGCCGCGCCGGTGGCGCTGGCCGTGGACGCCTCCGCAAACGCCCTGGTGGCCGACGCCGGGAGCGGATTTGTGAATAAATTTTCGCTGGCCGGAGAACCGCGGCTCTCGTTTCAGGATGACCGCCTGGATCTGCACCCGACGAGCCTCGCGGTGGACGACGGCGGGGCGATCTACGTCGCGGAGGGCCGGCGTGGCAGCGTGCTCATCTATTATCCGGATGGCAAGAGATACCGCGAGATGCGCGTGGCGCCGGCGAAGGCATTTCGCGGAACGCTGCGCGTGGCGGTGAATGACGACGGAAATCTCTACGTTGCCGGAAAGCGCCCTTTCGGCGTGCGCCTGTACACGCGGCGGGGCCGCCTGGTGCGCGCGTGGGCCAGGGGCGCGGTTCGCGAGGCGGCCCTGGAAGAGCCCGCGGGGCTGGCGGTCGGGCCGGATGGGCTGATCTACGTGAGCGAAGCGGCGCAGGCGCTGGTGCGCGTGTACCGCGCGGACGGTACGCTTCTGCGCACGCTTACGGCGCCGGGCGAAGGCGCGCAATTTGCGGGCATCGCCGTGAACGGCGGCCTGGTCCTGGCAGCGGATCCCCGCAACCACGCGCTGCACGTCTGGTCGCGCGACGGCAGCTACCGGCTGCGCGCCGATCTTTCGCCATGGATTGCGGGGAGCCAGGCATCCCCCGTGGCCGTGGCCATGACGCCCGCGGGGGAATGCCTGGTGCTGGATACGCCCGGCGCGCGCGTGCTGCGCTTCCGGTTGCATTTGTAA
- a CDS encoding ornithine cyclodeaminase family protein has translation MTLHISEAEVRSVLTMPMAIEAVEEISRRQATGEAVVHPRRRIELPGGGFFHYMAGADFTAGFVGMKLYTYVRGRLRFVVPLYRVATGEMAALIEADAMGQLRTGAASGVATKYLARRDARTAAIIGTGGQARTQLEAVAAVRKLTSARAYGRNAERREKFCREMSERLGIPVQAAASAAEAVRGAEIVCTATTASQTVLYGADVAPGTHINAIGANHAHKRELDDEAVARAGVIAVDSIEQSRQEAGDLILAFAGDAARWGVVVELPQVLAGKARGRENDAQITLFKSNGIAAWDIAAAVRVLHLAQERKLGRELPLWAGEAGEPAGSY, from the coding sequence ATGACACTGCACATCAGTGAAGCCGAGGTTCGCTCCGTACTGACCATGCCCATGGCTATCGAAGCCGTCGAAGAAATTTCCAGGAGGCAGGCTACGGGCGAAGCGGTTGTCCATCCGCGGCGGCGCATCGAGCTGCCGGGCGGGGGATTTTTTCATTACATGGCCGGGGCGGATTTCACTGCGGGCTTCGTGGGCATGAAGCTGTACACCTACGTGCGCGGGCGGCTGCGCTTTGTCGTGCCGCTCTACCGCGTGGCCACGGGCGAGATGGCGGCGCTGATCGAAGCCGATGCCATGGGGCAGTTGCGCACCGGCGCGGCCTCCGGGGTGGCCACGAAGTATCTGGCGCGGCGCGACGCGCGGACCGCGGCGATCATCGGTACGGGCGGACAGGCGCGCACGCAGCTCGAAGCGGTGGCCGCGGTGCGCAAGCTGACTTCGGCGCGGGCCTATGGGCGCAACGCCGAGCGCCGCGAGAAATTCTGCCGCGAGATGAGCGAGCGGCTGGGCATTCCGGTGCAGGCGGCGGCGTCCGCGGCGGAAGCGGTGCGCGGCGCGGAGATCGTGTGCACGGCGACGACGGCGTCGCAAACCGTGCTGTACGGTGCGGACGTTGCGCCGGGGACGCACATCAATGCGATTGGTGCGAATCACGCGCACAAGCGCGAGTTGGATGATGAGGCCGTGGCGCGCGCAGGTGTCATTGCCGTGGATTCCATCGAGCAGTCGCGCCAGGAGGCCGGCGACCTGATCCTGGCGTTCGCGGGCGACGCAGCGCGCTGGGGCGTCGTCGTGGAGCTTCCGCAGGTGCTGGCCGGGAAGGCGCGCGGGCGGGAGAATGATGCGCAGATCACGCTGTTCAAGTCCAACGGGATCGCCGCGTGGGATATCGCTGCGGCTGTGCGCGTCTTGCACTTGGCACAGGAAAGGAAGCTGGGGCGGGAGCTTCCATTGTGGGCCGGGGAAGCCGGGGAACCAGCCGGAAGCTATTGA
- a CDS encoding TetR/AcrR family transcriptional regulator, which translates to MTARLPIPRDTEAKLQHILRHAAQIFAERGFGASSIRDISRATGVSLSGLYYYFESKQKLLYLIQIHAFTSILQELERRLEGVADPERRLTIFIQNHLEYFMDHPAEMKVLSHEEEALEEPYRKEVAGIKRRYYNLARGIFEELSRRGRTEGLNSRVAVLSLYGMMNWIYKWHNPKVDPHAAELAETMAGIFLRGVLNGPNGRNGRQAAERPSLERAG; encoded by the coding sequence ATGACCGCTCGCCTGCCCATTCCGCGCGACACCGAAGCCAAGCTCCAGCACATCCTTCGTCATGCGGCTCAGATCTTCGCCGAGCGCGGCTTTGGCGCCTCCTCCATCCGGGATATCAGCCGGGCCACGGGGGTCTCTCTCTCCGGCCTCTACTACTACTTTGAAAGTAAGCAGAAGCTCCTCTATTTGATTCAGATTCATGCGTTTACCAGTATCCTGCAGGAACTGGAGCGGCGCCTGGAAGGAGTCGCGGACCCCGAGCGCCGGCTGACTATCTTTATCCAGAATCACCTGGAATACTTCATGGACCATCCCGCGGAGATGAAGGTCCTCTCGCACGAGGAAGAGGCGTTGGAGGAGCCCTACCGCAAGGAAGTCGCGGGGATCAAGCGGCGCTACTACAACCTGGCGCGCGGCATCTTCGAGGAGTTGAGCCGCCGCGGGCGCACCGAGGGACTGAACTCCCGCGTGGCCGTGCTGAGCCTCTACGGGATGATGAACTGGATCTACAAATGGCATAACCCCAAGGTGGATCCGCATGCCGCGGAGCTGGCGGAAACCATGGCGGGAATTTTTCTACGCGGCGTGCTCAATGGGCCGAACGGACGCAACGGCCGGCAGGCCGCGGAGCGCCCTTCGCTGGAACGCGCGGGCTGA